The following proteins are encoded in a genomic region of Nakaseomyces glabratus chromosome J, complete sequence:
- the CAF120 gene encoding Caf120p (CAGL0J08349g~Ortholog(s) have role in regulation of transcription from RNA polymerase II promoter) has protein sequence MKRIFSGSKSPDGLPKSPINSPNIGKSILKTSGTFNQDNLTSKSAVSPELVPILTLLTAHTHRRYHEGVLLFLQDLKGDGSVGGRKWKEVYAVLIGTQLALWDAQELAELNQAERLDVNKVSAKLKEAVSKPTYINFTDSTIKPLGAGDRAVTESGKKLENVLIVSSTLKNRYFLQFSNKDSFNEWHAALRLSLYECASLQMAYTGAFLSSRGAKLSDIKVLLADVKYDYEDWVSVRFGAGMPWKRCYAVISQPTKKNSLGEINFYESDKKIKKSNSMAKVISAEFLYAIYPSAVQLIDDSTIIKLEGKISFNKKEDPQDTTVFIMPEKHNAVPGYDTVIRFLLPAFNAFKLYGRPKKLKADKRDQDSLIFALPVLPHIYYLEVSDLIQLSSSMSSIGWDNREWWNQIRGVLQRKLNEGSSGCGSIVEASTFLGSPLLGSNDLFDTSKSIASPRSVSQPLMSGKPGSASNSSESLTNSKDRSRGSPSKGSNQRRIVSEKASSQAKPANYVPTIPPLPNNQNQRNFQPSVPAQHINNARDTNKSGKPRDLNIVDSNFNAYGKDHLTVKQDDSKKLSVASDLASLIEKYSDDELEHMTGNEVQGRNYNKLDRRFNDANPRQRGENDASSDEISEMARSINEFGFEHPQKVMKGNFGSSGTLPIQDGPDESNLFDPDYLVQDEAMSIGHNDAYGDFNNPYSSKFKGELVSPKIGNNPLPYPAEGGDTPTKQEKTSNNHLNAMENTNLPVNPYDKPKNIVPNKQAGYPSQSVQRPSNDLGNSAPVKPGYANTRPNMHTPPPQGVRTGAPSGSYVSPNNKMGYANGPNPQQMYRPPAREQFNSGSPNVRGNSSSPVIGQQSPMNPQQHNMRPPPGPGTNQMRMSPGSPNMPGQGYPPQQPPYPQNMPMQRPMGGHPQNMPMPPYGYNNAPPNQMGGYGYNQRPGFGSPQYPMPNGGMPTGVQSAMGRGPMPQWGQGQAPGGKQRAKVKGGFSQFMPPSNTATNPYSNQ, from the coding sequence ATGAAGAGAATTTTTTCTGGTTCAAAGTCACCGGATGGGCTGCCAAAATCGCCAATCAATAGTCCCAATATAGGCAAGTCAATTTTAAAAACGTCAGGCACATTCAACCAAGATAATTTGACCTCTAAATCAGCCGTTTCTCCAGAACTGGTGCCTATTTTAACGCTATTAACAGCGCATACTCACAGAAGATATCATGAAGgtgtattattatttttacaAGATCTAAAAGGTGATGGTTCTGTTGGTGGCCGTAAATGGAAAGAAGTATACGCGGTGCTTATAGGTACGCAATTAGCGCTATGGGACGCTCAAGAATTAGCAGAACTCAACCAAGCTGAGAGGTTGGATGTAAATAAAGTCTCTGCTAAACTAAAAGAAGCTGTATCAAAGCCCACGTACATAAACTTTACAGATTCTACTATAAAGCCTTTAGGTGCTGGTGATAGAGCAGTCACGGAATCTGGCAAGAAGCTAGAAAATGTTCTTATTGTATCTTCAACGTTAAAGAACAGGTATTTCTTACAATTTAGTAATAAGGATTCGTTTAATGAATGGCATGCTGCGCTAAGATTATCTCTTTACGAGTGTGCTTCATTACAAATGGCTTATACAGGTGCGTTTCTTTCCAGTAGAGGTGCGAAACTTAGCGATATAAAGGTGCTGCTAGCTGATGTGAAGTATGATTATGAAGATTGGGTTAGCGTCAGATTTGGCGCAGGTATGCCCTGGAAAAGATGTTATGCCGTTATTTCTCAACctacaaagaaaaactcACTTGGAGAAATAAATTTCTATGAGAGTGAtaagaaaataaagaagtCAAACTCTATGGCGAAAGTTATCTCTGCAGAGTTTTTATATGCTATTTATCCTTCAGCAGTACAACTGATAGATGATTCTACGATCATTAAATTAGAAGGAAAAATAAGCTTCAATAAAAAGGAGGATCCGCAAGATACTACGGTATTTATAATGCCTGAGAAGCATAATGCTGTTCCAGGCTATGATACTGTCATTAGGTTTTTATTACCAGCATTCAATGCATTTAAATTATATGGTAGACCTAAAAAGCTTAAAGCGGATAAGCGGGACCAAGACTCCCTTATTTTTGCATTACCTGTTCTACCGCATATTTATTACTTAGAAGTTTCAGATCTGATTCAACTGTCTAGTTCAATGAGCTCCATAGGTTGGGATAATAGAGAGTGGTGGAACCAAATAAGAGGGGTATTACAAAGAAAGTTAAATGAAGGTTCTTCCGGTTGTGGATCAATTGTAGAAGCTTCTACTTTCTTAGGGTCACCTTTGCTTGGATCAAACGATCTATTTGACACTAGTAAGTCAATTGCTTCACCTAGATCAGTATCACAGCCATTAATGTCTGGTAAACCGGGCTCTGCTTCAAATTCATCTGAAAGCTTAACAAATTCCAAAGACAGGAGTAGGGGCTCACCATCAAAAGGCTCTAACCAACGTCGCATCGTTTCAGAAAAAGCATCATCACAAGCAAAGCCTGCGAACTATGTACCCACAATTCCACCTCTTCCAAATAATCAAAACCAGAGAAACTTCCAACCTTCTGTACCAGCACAGCATATTAATAATGCTAGAGACACGAACAAGAGTGGCAAACCAAGAGATTTAAATATTGTCGATTCGAACTTCAACGCATATGGCAAGGACCATCTAACTGTCAAGCAAGATGATTCCAAAAAACTGTCCGTTGCTTCTGACTTAGCCTCACTAATTGAGAAATATTCTGACGATGAGCTCGAACACATGACAGGCAATGAAGTCCAAGGCAGGAACTACAATAAGTTAGATCGTCGTTTCAATGATGCCAATCCAAGGCAGAGAGGTGAAAATGATGCTAGCTCTGATGAAATTAGTGAAATGGCAAGGAGTATAAACGAGTTTGGATTTGAACATCCGCAGAAAGTAATGAAAGGAAATTTCGGGTCTAGCGGTACACTACCAATTCAGGATGGCCCAGACGAATCTAATCTTTTTGATCCTGATTACTTGGTCCAGGATGAAGCGATGTCGATAGGTCACAATGATGCATATGGCGATTTCAACAATCCTTACAGTTCAAAATTCAAAGGTGAACTAGTTAGTCCAAAGATTGGAAACAATCCACTACCATACCCTGCTGAGGGAGGCGATACCCCAACCAAACAGGAAAAGACTTCAAATAATCATCTCAATGCGATGGAAAATACAAATCTACCCGTCAATCCTTATGATAAACCAAAGAATATCGTACCTAACAAACAAGCAGGATACCCATCACAAAGCGTGCAAAGACCAAGTAATGATCTTGGGAATAGTGCACCTGTTAAGCCAGGATATGCCAATACCAGACCAAATATGCATACACCGCCGCCACAAGGCGTAAGGACAGGCGCACCAAGTGGCAGTTATGTTAGCCCTAATAACAAGATGGGATATGCAAATGGTCCCAATCCACAGCAAATGTACAGACCACCTGCGAGAGAACAATTCAACAGTGGTTCACCTAACGTGAGAGGAAATTCTTCCTCACCAGTAATTGGTCAGCAAAGTCCTATGAATCCGCAACAGCACAACATGCGCCCCCCACCTGGCCCTGGTACCAACCAGATGCGTATGTCGCCTGGGTCTCCAAACATGCCTGGACAAGGCTACCCACCTCAGCAGCCACCTTATCCACAGAACATGCCTATGCAAAGACCCATGGGTGGCCACCCACAGAACATGCCCATGCCTCCGTATGGCTACAACAATGCCCCACCAAACCAAATGGGTGGGTATGGGTACAATCAGAGACCAGGGTTCGGCAGCCCACAGTATCCTATGCCTAATGGCGGCATGCCAACGGGTGTTCAGAGCGCCATGGGCCGTGGACCCATGCCCCAATGGGGCCAGGGTCAAGCTCCAGGTGGCAAGCAGAGAGCCAAGGTGAAAGGCGGTTTTTCGCAGTTCATGCCACCATCCAACACAGCTACGAATCCATACTCCAACCAGTAA